From the genome of Yersinia enterocolitica, one region includes:
- a CDS encoding YggU family protein — protein sequence MSAVTPLLDGLVLRLYIQPKASRDQIVGLHGDELKIAITAPPVDGQANTHLIKFIAKQFRVAKSQVVIEKGEQGRHKQIKIVNPQQIPPEVAALLE from the coding sequence GTGAGTGCAGTAACACCCTTGCTGGACGGGCTGGTTCTGAGGCTATATATTCAGCCCAAAGCCAGCCGTGATCAGATAGTCGGTTTACATGGCGATGAACTGAAAATCGCCATTACCGCCCCACCGGTAGATGGCCAAGCTAATACCCACTTGATCAAGTTTATCGCTAAACAATTTCGGGTAGCGAAAAGCCAGGTAGTTATCGAAAAAGGTGAACAGGGGCGGCACAAACAGATCAAAATTGTTAATCCGCAACAGATCCCGCCAGAAGTTGCGGCACTGCTCGAGTGA
- a CDS encoding YggW family oxidoreductase encodes MLKLPPLSLYIHIPWCVQKCPYCDFNSHALKGDVPHQEYVEHLLADLDADVPLASGREISTIFIGGGTPSLLSAAAMQQLLDGVRARLPLTAGAEITMEANPGAVEADRFSGYQRAGINRISIGVQSFSAQKLTRLGRIHGPDEAKRAAELATSLNLRSFNLDLMHGLPDQTLEEALDDLRQAIALDPPHLSWYQLTIEPNTGFSSRPPVLPDDDALWDIFQQGHQLLTDAGYQQYETSAYAKPGYQCQHNLNYWRFGDYLGIGCGAHGKVTFSDGRILRTIKTKHPRGFMQGKYLDKQYEVETADRPFEFFMNRFRLLEAAPRADFYHFTGLAESTIRPQLDEALAKGYLIETEEYWQITEKGKLFLNSLLELFL; translated from the coding sequence ATGCTTAAGTTACCGCCGCTCAGTCTCTATATTCATATTCCCTGGTGTGTGCAGAAGTGCCCTTACTGTGACTTTAACTCTCATGCACTGAAAGGTGATGTTCCTCATCAGGAATATGTAGAGCACTTATTAGCGGATCTTGATGCCGACGTACCACTGGCCAGTGGTCGTGAAATTAGCACTATTTTTATTGGTGGTGGCACCCCGAGTTTACTCAGTGCCGCAGCGATGCAACAACTGCTTGATGGTGTGCGTGCCAGATTACCCCTTACAGCCGGTGCTGAAATCACCATGGAAGCAAACCCAGGCGCTGTCGAAGCTGACCGCTTCAGCGGCTATCAACGCGCCGGTATTAACCGTATCTCCATCGGCGTACAAAGCTTTAGCGCACAGAAATTAACGCGTCTTGGGCGGATTCATGGGCCAGATGAAGCTAAACGAGCCGCAGAGCTGGCAACCTCACTGAACTTACGTAGCTTTAATCTGGATTTAATGCACGGCTTGCCTGATCAAACACTGGAAGAGGCGCTGGATGATTTGCGCCAAGCTATCGCACTGGATCCGCCACATTTATCTTGGTATCAACTGACGATTGAGCCTAATACTGGTTTCAGTTCACGCCCGCCGGTTTTGCCAGATGACGATGCACTGTGGGATATTTTCCAGCAAGGACATCAATTACTTACTGATGCCGGATATCAGCAGTATGAAACCTCGGCCTATGCCAAACCGGGCTACCAATGCCAACATAACCTCAATTACTGGCGCTTTGGTGATTATCTGGGAATTGGCTGCGGGGCGCACGGTAAAGTCACGTTTAGCGATGGCCGCATCCTACGGACGATAAAGACCAAACATCCCCGTGGCTTCATGCAGGGTAAATATCTGGATAAACAGTATGAAGTGGAAACGGCTGACCGGCCTTTTGAGTTCTTTATGAACCGTTTCCGGTTATTAGAAGCCGCACCACGGGCAGATTTCTACCACTTCACTGGTCTGGCTGAAAGCACTATTCGCCCACAGTTAGACGAGGCATTGGCCAAAGGGTATTTAATCGAAACAGAGGAGTACTGGCAAATTACCGAGAAAGGAAAATTATTCCTTAATTCACTGCTAGAACTGTTTTTGTAA
- the rdgB gene encoding non-canonical purine NTP pyrophosphatase, RdgB/HAM1 family: protein MQKIVLATGNPGKVRELANLLADFGLDVVAQTELGVESADETGLTFIENAILKARHAAQITGLPAIADDSGLAVDALGGAPGIYSARFAGTDASDQDNLEKLLVALKDTPDVQRGAQFHCVLVYMRHAEDPTPLVFHGQWPGVIAHQPAGAAGFGYDPIFYIPALGKTAAELTREEKHAVSHRGQALKLMLDALRNA from the coding sequence ATGCAAAAAATAGTATTAGCCACCGGTAACCCCGGCAAAGTGCGTGAGTTGGCAAATTTGCTGGCCGATTTTGGTTTGGATGTGGTCGCACAAACCGAACTAGGCGTAGAATCCGCCGATGAAACTGGCTTAACTTTTATCGAAAATGCCATATTAAAAGCGCGCCATGCCGCACAAATTACCGGTTTGCCTGCTATCGCCGATGACTCGGGCCTTGCTGTTGATGCGCTAGGTGGCGCACCAGGGATTTACTCCGCACGCTTCGCGGGTACTGATGCCAGTGATCAAGATAACCTCGAAAAACTGCTAGTGGCGTTGAAAGATACCCCTGATGTACAACGTGGTGCCCAATTCCACTGCGTGCTGGTTTACATGCGCCATGCAGAAGACCCAACACCTTTAGTATTTCACGGCCAATGGCCGGGTGTGATTGCCCATCAACCTGCTGGTGCGGCTGGATTTGGTTATGATCCTATTTTCTACATCCCGGCGTTGGGTAAAACCGCCGCAGAATTAACTCGTGAAGAGAAGCATGCAGTATCACACCGTGGTCAGGCGCTGAAACTGATGTTGGATGCGCTGCGTAATGCTTAA